Within Candidatus Hydrogenedentota bacterium, the genomic segment CGCGGGGTTGTTGATATCGGTGATGAAGAACCGCTCGATACCTTCGCGCAAACGCCGCACCAAGGTTGTGCCGTTGAAGGTGTGGTGGTCCAACTCCCAGTCCTGGTCTGCCGCGGCGGGGTCCATCTCGATCGCCTCGGACAAGACCGGCGCTTCGTGTTCGAGCGCCTCGAAATCGTCGTCGGCGACGAACATCGAATCCGCAAGCGCGTACCCCAGATAGAAGTACGGGTGGTCGGTCACCTCGCATGGCTCGACGCGTCCGTTGTTCGCGAACGGGCTCGTGTGCCAATGCACGGAAGGCGTTTCGCCTTCGTCCCACGCCTCCAACGCGGTCGAGGGCCCCGCGGCGCTCGGGCAAATCAGGACGTCGAAATCGGTCAAGTATTCGGGGTATACCTGCGTCGCGTCGAAAATGGCGTTGAACGGCGTTACGTCGCCTTCGCAATTGAAGACCTGCATCGCGGGGAACTTTTCGCCCCTGCTCTCGCCCGAGTACAGCTTGTACACGATACCCATTTGCTTCAGGTTGTTTTGGCAGCTTGCTCGGCGGGCGGCCTCGCGCGCACGGGCCAGCGCGGGAAGCAGGATTGCAGCCAAGATTGCGATGATCGCAATGACAACCAAGAGTTCGATTAGCGTAAAACCACGTTCCTTCATGGTATTAACTTCCTCATTTCGTTATGTGCATCGAAACGGATACGTTCGTTTCGCCGCACGGAATTGACCCTGCAAATTGATGGGACGATGGAACCGGACGCAGCGCGGCACTACACTCCGGCGCGTCACTCGGTCTGATGGTTCGAGGTTACGTTGCGAAAGTAAGGGAGGGAGGATCGCGCGGGCGCGATTCCGCGCACACACGGTCCAAACTTGGATCGGTTGCCGCACGCGGACTGGACGCTACGAATGACAATGGATTCGCGGGCGCGTCAACCGCGGTTTCGGTCTTGAGTAGTCCTTTGGCCAGCGCGCAAAAAGCGCACTTGGGGTGGGCCGCGCCCTTGGCGTGTATGCTGGTGACGTCGCCGGGCCGCGACGGCGATTGCGTTTCAGCGCAACAGGCGTGCGATACAAAACGGCAAGCGGCGTCGGCGTCCTGTACCGCGGCCAGAGTCGCGCAGAGTCCCGGCACCAATTCGCGCGCGCTGGCCAACAGCGAGTACGCCGCGAGCGCCAACGCGAGCACGCGGTACGATCTTGTCTTGCGAGAAGTCAAGGACAGCATAGCTGGAGCGGACTCGTGCACCTGTGTTGGAGGCAGCGGTCGGGTTCGACCGGCAGATGTTACCACCATGAACGGCAAACGGTCAAAGGGGCCGCCGGCCTGCTGCATTCAGATTGGGCCGCGTGCTACGCTCTCGGCAGGGTGGGGCGTGCAAGCCGGAGGGCGCCATGGTGAAGCGAGCGGTGTCGATCGTCGCGAGTATCGTCGCGATTCTCGTGTGTGTGATTGTTGGCCGCACGCTGATGTTCACGTCGAAGCAGATTGCCGCGACTCCGGTTCGGGATATTGACCTCGATGTCGATCGCGCCGCGGAGCGCCTGGCAAGAGCGATCGCGTTTGAAACCATTTCGTTTGGCGTGCCTTCGCCTATCAGCAAGGACGAGTTCGAAGCGTTTCACGCCTATCTTGAGGAGACGTACCCGAAGTCGCACGCTGCGCTAACGCGCGAGAAGGTGGGCGGTTTCAGCCTGCTGTATACGTGGCCGGGCAGCGACGCCTCGTTGAAACCGTTGGTGATCATGGGCCATTTCGACGTAGTGCCCGTGGCGCCGGGAAGCGAAACTGACTGGTCGCACCCGCCGTTCGAAGGGAAGATTGCGGACGGCGCGGTGTGGGGAAGGGGTGCGGCGGACGACAAGCAGAACGTCATCGGCGCGATGGAAGCCGTCGAGTGGCTGATCGAGAAAGGCTTTCGGCCGAAGCGCACAATCATGCTGTCCTTCGGCCACGACGAGGAATTGGGAGGCCCCGAGGGTGCGCAGAAGATCGTCGACCTGTTGGTCGAACGGAAGATTACACCCGAATGCGTCGTAGATGAAGGCGGATCGATCATTCACGACGTGATGCCCGGGTTGAACGCGCCCGCGGCGTTAATTGGCATTGCCGAAAAAGGGTACGCGAGTTTCTCGCTTACCGTGAACCAGCCCGGAGGTCATTCGTCGACTCCGCCCCCGCATAGCGCCATCGGCATACTCGCCGAGGCGATAGCGAAGCTCGAAGCGAACCCGTTCCCGGGCGGACTCTCCGGCCCCGCAAGGCAAATGTTCGACGCGTTCGGGCCGGAAATGCCGTTCGGGCAGCGCGCGGTGTTCGCGAACCTCTGGTTGTTTGGGCCACTCGTCGAACGCATGCTATCCGGGTCGCCGGAGACGAACGCGGTGGTGCGTACGACGACCGCCGTGACGATGATCTCCGGTGGCGTGAAGGACAACGTGCTGCCGCCGGAGGCGAAGGCGGTCGTGAATTTCCGCATCCTTCCTGGCGAAACGGTGAAGACCGTCTGCGATCGCATAACCAGGATCGTCGACGACGAGCGTGTAAAAATTGAATCAATCGAAAAGGAACCGCGCGATCCATCGCCGGTATCCGATATCAACGCCGCGCCGTACGGGATACTGGAGAAGACTATTCGCGAAGTGAGTCCCGACGTTGTCGTCGGACCGTTCCTCGTGCTGGGCGGCACGGATTCGCGGTTCTTTTACGACGTTACGCCGAACGTGTACCGCTTCACACCAACGCGGTTTCGCCAAGGCGAAATCAAGATGCTGCACGGGACGAACGAACACATCCGCGTCCAGAACTTCGGCGAAGTCTGCCGGTTCTATGTGCAGCTCATTCGCAATTTCGACGCGTAGGTCGTTGTGCGTCGTTCCGCCGCGAACTACTCGAACTGGACGACAAGGTGCGTGTCCTGCCAATCCTTCACGACTTCCGTGGTCATGCGCGCGTCGCGCACCTTGCCCAATGCTTTCGTTGTGTAC encodes:
- a CDS encoding DUF1559 domain-containing protein, with the translated sequence MKERGFTLIELLVVIAIIAILAAILLPALARAREAARRASCQNNLKQMGIVYKLYSGESRGEKFPAMQVFNCEGDVTPFNAIFDATQVYPEYLTDFDVLICPSAAGPSTALEAWDEGETPSVHWHTSPFANNGRVEPCEVTDHPYFYLGYALADSMFVADDDFEALEHEAPVLSEAIEMDPAAADQDWELDHHTFNGTTLVRRLREGIERFFITDINNPAGSSQAQSTVATMWDMLAPGATMFNHVPGGCNVLYMDGHVAFIKYAGERGAPFPINGAGLTLHVQAMGGGPHH
- a CDS encoding M20 family peptidase, with translation MVKRAVSIVASIVAILVCVIVGRTLMFTSKQIAATPVRDIDLDVDRAAERLARAIAFETISFGVPSPISKDEFEAFHAYLEETYPKSHAALTREKVGGFSLLYTWPGSDASLKPLVIMGHFDVVPVAPGSETDWSHPPFEGKIADGAVWGRGAADDKQNVIGAMEAVEWLIEKGFRPKRTIMLSFGHDEELGGPEGAQKIVDLLVERKITPECVVDEGGSIIHDVMPGLNAPAALIGIAEKGYASFSLTVNQPGGHSSTPPPHSAIGILAEAIAKLEANPFPGGLSGPARQMFDAFGPEMPFGQRAVFANLWLFGPLVERMLSGSPETNAVVRTTTAVTMISGGVKDNVLPPEAKAVVNFRILPGETVKTVCDRITRIVDDERVKIESIEKEPRDPSPVSDINAAPYGILEKTIREVSPDVVVGPFLVLGGTDSRFFYDVTPNVYRFTPTRFRQGEIKMLHGTNEHIRVQNFGEVCRFYVQLIRNFDA